The Pseudomonas eucalypticola genome has a window encoding:
- a CDS encoding OsmC family protein: MKKTASAVWQGGLKDGKGQISTESGALKSNPYGFNTRFEGQPGTNPEELIGAAHAGCFSMALSMILGGANLTADRIDTIAEVTLDKVGDGFEITAVHLILKAKVPGASEEQFKELANKAKEGCPVSKVLKGAKISLDATLVS; this comes from the coding sequence ATGAAGAAGACAGCATCAGCCGTTTGGCAAGGCGGCCTGAAAGACGGCAAAGGCCAGATTTCCACTGAAAGCGGCGCCCTCAAGAGCAACCCCTATGGCTTCAACACCCGCTTCGAAGGCCAGCCAGGAACCAACCCGGAAGAGCTGATAGGCGCGGCTCATGCGGGTTGTTTCTCCATGGCCCTGTCGATGATTCTGGGCGGTGCCAACCTCACCGCTGACCGTATCGACACCATTGCCGAGGTCACCCTGGACAAGGTGGGTGACGGCTTTGAAATCACTGCCGTGCACCTGATCCTGAAAGCCAAGGTGCCGGGCGCCAGCGAAGAGCAGTTCAAGGAATTGGCCAATAAGGCCAAGGAAGGCTGCCCAGTCTCCAAGGTGCTCAAGGGCGCCAAGATCAGCCTGGACGCCACGCTGGTCAGCTAG
- a CDS encoding DUF1161 domain-containing protein — protein MIKRLILTLACCAAANSALAAPKPCEELKAEIEAKIQAQGVTSYTLEIVSNEEVHDKNMVVGSCEGGSKKIIYQKNDR, from the coding sequence ATGATCAAGCGACTGATATTGACCCTCGCCTGCTGTGCTGCGGCTAACAGCGCTTTGGCTGCGCCCAAGCCTTGCGAAGAACTGAAGGCCGAAATCGAAGCCAAGATCCAGGCCCAGGGCGTCACTTCCTATACCCTGGAAATTGTCAGTAACGAGGAAGTCCATGACAAGAACATGGTGGTCGGGTCGTGCGAAGGCGGCAGCAAGAAAATCATCTACCAGAAGAACGACCGTTAA
- a CDS encoding LysR family transcriptional regulator, which translates to MSRDLPPLNALRAFEAAARLNSVSRAAEQLHVTHGAISRQLKVLEEHLGVSLFVKEGRGLKLTDAGQRLRDASGDAFERLRSACAEISQGAGDAPFVLGCSGSLLARWFIPRLGRLNADLPDLRLHLSAGEGDLDPRRPGLDAWLVFAEPPWPADMQVHELAVERIGPVLSPRYAHFDKLTGMAARGLVGQPLLHTTSRPQAWPNWARHNGIDPGQLSYGQGFEHLYYLLEAAVAGLGVAIAPEPLVVDDLRAGRLAAPFGFSETAARLALWVPRRATDGRARQLAHWLTTELARQGD; encoded by the coding sequence ATGAGCCGTGACCTGCCTCCCCTGAACGCCTTGCGTGCCTTCGAAGCCGCCGCCCGGTTGAACAGCGTCAGCCGTGCCGCCGAACAGTTGCACGTAACCCACGGCGCGATCAGCCGCCAGTTGAAGGTGCTGGAAGAACACCTGGGGGTCAGCCTGTTCGTCAAGGAAGGGCGCGGCCTCAAACTCACAGATGCAGGGCAGCGCCTGCGCGATGCCAGCGGTGACGCCTTCGAGCGGCTGCGCAGTGCCTGTGCCGAGATCAGCCAGGGCGCCGGCGATGCCCCGTTCGTGCTGGGCTGCTCAGGCAGCCTGCTGGCACGCTGGTTCATTCCCAGGTTGGGACGCCTGAATGCCGACCTGCCAGACCTGCGTTTGCACCTCTCCGCCGGCGAGGGCGACCTGGACCCGAGGCGTCCTGGCCTGGACGCCTGGCTGGTGTTCGCCGAGCCACCGTGGCCGGCCGACATGCAGGTCCATGAGCTGGCCGTGGAGCGCATCGGCCCGGTATTGAGCCCGCGCTACGCGCATTTCGACAAGTTGACGGGCATGGCCGCGCGGGGCCTGGTAGGGCAACCGTTGCTGCATACCACTTCGCGGCCACAGGCGTGGCCCAATTGGGCGCGGCACAACGGCATCGATCCCGGCCAGTTGAGTTACGGCCAGGGTTTCGAGCATTTGTATTATCTATTGGAGGCGGCCGTGGCGGGCCTGGGGGTGGCGATCGCTCCGGAACCCTTGGTGGTCGATGACCTTCGGGCCGGTCGCCTGGCGGCGCCGTTCGGCTTCAGTGAAACCGCGGCGCGCCTGGCGCTGTGGGTGCCCCGGCGCGCCACGGATGGGCGCGCCCGGCAACTGGCGCACTGGCTCACGACGGAGCTGGCGCGCCAGGGCGATTAG
- a CDS encoding anti-virulence regulator CigR family protein — translation MKLPKSLIAGMGVLLVGVTPLLQAAPGPDDQRQGGEQHQQQGGPQGNEHGAPQQQHAGGGNRPPQDFGPVRQTIQQHRDSFGRGSPLPPNVHVVKGRPLPHGYGKRLDSRALSQLPRYPGYEWRRLGTDVVLISVGTGVVYEILDGVLN, via the coding sequence ATGAAACTGCCAAAATCCCTTATCGCAGGTATGGGCGTGCTGCTGGTTGGCGTCACCCCTCTGCTGCAAGCAGCACCCGGCCCGGACGACCAGCGCCAGGGCGGTGAGCAACACCAGCAACAGGGTGGCCCACAGGGCAATGAACATGGCGCGCCGCAACAGCAGCACGCCGGCGGTGGCAATCGTCCCCCACAGGACTTCGGCCCTGTGCGCCAGACCATCCAGCAGCACCGCGACAGCTTCGGTCGTGGCAGCCCGCTGCCGCCGAACGTGCACGTGGTCAAAGGCCGCCCACTGCCCCACGGCTACGGCAAGCGCCTGGACAGCCGTGCCCTGTCGCAGCTGCCACGCTACCCAGGCTACGAATGGCGCCGCCTGGGCACTGACGTAGTGCTGATCTCGGTAGGCACCGGCGTGGTGTACGAGATTCTCGATGGTGTGTTGAACTGA
- a CDS encoding LLM class flavin-dependent oxidoreductase, with amino-acid sequence MKRLSDIKISALDLVPVRADKGPAHSLRNSLDLAQHLEKFGYNRFWVAEHHNMDGIASSATSVLLGYLAGGTSTIRVGSGGVMLPNHAPLVIAEQFGTLESLYPGRIDLGLGRAPGSDQMTARALRRERSGSADDFPDDVLELMSYLGPRTPEQKVIAVPGTGTHVPIWLLGSSLFSAQLAGMYGLPYAFASHFAPRYMHEAIRVYRNHFKPSDVLDKPYVMLGVPLVAADTDEQADYLATSVYQRILNLMRGQSLVQQPPVETMEGRWLPHEKAAVADFLGLAMIGSPQKIRAKLDVLLEQTQADELIFTCDLYEHADRLHSYELLAQLAQG; translated from the coding sequence ATGAAACGACTCTCCGATATCAAGATTTCCGCCCTGGACCTGGTGCCCGTGCGCGCCGACAAGGGCCCTGCCCATTCACTGCGCAACTCGCTGGACCTGGCCCAGCACCTGGAAAAATTCGGCTACAACCGCTTCTGGGTAGCCGAGCACCACAACATGGACGGCATCGCCAGTTCGGCCACTTCAGTGCTGCTGGGCTACCTGGCGGGTGGCACATCCACGATTCGCGTGGGCTCCGGCGGCGTGATGCTGCCCAACCATGCGCCGCTGGTGATCGCCGAACAGTTCGGCACCTTGGAAAGCCTGTACCCCGGCCGTATCGACCTGGGCCTGGGCCGCGCGCCGGGCTCCGATCAGATGACCGCCCGCGCCCTGCGCCGTGAGCGTTCCGGCAGCGCCGACGATTTCCCCGATGACGTACTGGAGTTGATGAGCTACCTGGGCCCCCGTACCCCTGAGCAAAAAGTGATCGCCGTACCGGGCACTGGCACTCATGTGCCGATCTGGCTGCTGGGCTCCAGCCTGTTCAGCGCCCAGCTGGCAGGCATGTACGGCTTGCCCTACGCCTTCGCCTCGCATTTCGCACCGCGCTACATGCATGAAGCCATACGGGTATACCGCAACCACTTCAAGCCATCAGACGTGCTCGACAAGCCTTACGTGATGCTGGGCGTGCCGCTGGTGGCCGCGGATACCGACGAGCAAGCCGATTACCTGGCAACGTCGGTGTACCAGCGCATTCTCAACCTGATGCGCGGGCAGAGCCTGGTGCAGCAACCACCGGTCGAGACCATGGAAGGCCGCTGGCTGCCCCACGAAAAAGCCGCGGTCGCTGATTTCCTGGGCCTGGCCATGATCGGCAGCCCGCAAAAGATTCGCGCCAAGCTGGATGTATTGCTGGAGCAGACCCAGGCAGATGAATTGATCTTTACCTGCGACTTGTATGAACACGCCGACCGGCTGCATTCCTACGAGCTGCTGGCACAGCTCGCCCAGGGCTGA
- a CDS encoding DUF1161 domain-containing protein: MKRVLLAAGLLCMAGSALAAGKSCDELKSEIAAKIDAKGAHGYSLEVVDKGASADGKVVGTCEAGRKEIVYKRG, translated from the coding sequence ATGAAGAGAGTTTTGTTGGCAGCAGGTTTGTTGTGCATGGCGGGCTCGGCGCTGGCGGCTGGAAAGTCGTGCGACGAGCTGAAATCGGAGATTGCCGCAAAAATCGACGCCAAGGGCGCCCACGGCTATTCACTGGAGGTGGTCGATAAGGGTGCCTCGGCGGATGGCAAGGTTGTCGGCACCTGCGAGGCGGGCAGGAAGGAAATCGTCTACAAGCGCGGCTAA
- a CDS encoding DUF883 family protein, with amino-acid sequence MATSLRKASLQSMEAEIESLLKSLESLKDDASDESRKTLKSLRANAENALKHSRHLLSDVYEDVKVKTRETGVATRDYAQEHPWTTAGVAVGVLGLLAGYLLVKRGN; translated from the coding sequence ATGGCTACTTCACTTCGCAAGGCTTCGTTGCAAAGCATGGAAGCGGAAATCGAAAGTCTGCTCAAATCGTTGGAGAGCTTGAAGGACGACGCGTCCGACGAGTCGCGCAAAACCCTGAAAAGCCTGCGCGCCAACGCTGAAAACGCCCTGAAACACTCGCGTCATCTGCTCAGCGACGTATATGAAGACGTAAAGGTGAAAACCCGCGAGACCGGCGTCGCCACCCGCGACTACGCCCAAGAGCACCCATGGACTACCGCTGGCGTTGCCGTGGGCGTACTGGGCCTTCTTGCCGGCTACCTGCTGGTCAAGCGCGGCAACTAA
- the prlC gene encoding oligopeptidase A: MSATNPLLQSYDLPPFSAIRAEHVQPAIEQILADNRAAIAKILETQAQKPTWAGLVLAMDELNDRLGAAWSPVSHLNAVCNSPELRQAYEACLPALSAYSTEMGQNRELFQAYEALANSPEAATFDVAQKTILEHSLRDFRLSGIDLPPEQQQRYAEVQSKLSELGSKFSNQLLDATQAWTKHVTDEAALTGLTDSAKAQMAAAAKAKGLDGWLITLEFPSYYAVMTYAQDRALREELYAAYCTRASDQGPNAGQNDNGPVMEQILDLRQELAQLLGYSSFAELSLATKMAESSDQVLGFLRDLAKRSKPFAAQDLTQLKAYAAEQGCPDLQNWDSGFYGEKLREQRYSVSQEALRAYFPIDKVLSGLFAIVHRLYGIEIAEQSGFDTWHPDVRLFEIKENGQHVGRFFFDLYARANKRGGAWMDGARDHRRTAGGTVQSPVANLVCNFTPADAGKPALLTHDEVTTLFHEFGHGLHHLLTRVEHAGVSGINGVAWDAVELPSQFMENWCWEPEGLALISGHYETGAALPQDLLEKMLAAKNFQSGLMMVRQLEFSLFDFELHATHGDGRSVLQVLEGVRDEVTVMRPPAYNRFPNSFAHIFAGGYAAGYYSYKWAEVLSADAFSRFEEEGVLNAETGRAFREAILARGGSQAPMVLFVDFRGREPSIDALLRHSGLSEGAAA; the protein is encoded by the coding sequence GTGAGCGCGACCAACCCGCTACTGCAGTCTTATGACCTGCCACCGTTCTCGGCGATCCGTGCCGAGCACGTACAGCCGGCGATTGAACAGATCCTGGCCGACAACCGTGCGGCGATCGCCAAGATTCTCGAAACCCAGGCGCAGAAGCCTACCTGGGCCGGCCTGGTCCTGGCCATGGATGAACTCAACGACCGCCTGGGCGCGGCCTGGAGCCCGGTCAGCCACCTCAATGCCGTGTGCAACAGCCCGGAACTGCGCCAGGCGTATGAAGCCTGCCTGCCGGCCCTGAGCGCCTACTCCACCGAGATGGGCCAGAACCGCGAGCTGTTCCAGGCCTATGAAGCCCTGGCCAACAGCCCGGAAGCCGCCACCTTCGACGTGGCGCAGAAAACCATCCTGGAGCACTCGCTGCGCGACTTCCGCTTGTCGGGTATCGACCTGCCGCCCGAGCAGCAGCAGCGTTACGCCGAAGTGCAAAGCAAACTGTCCGAGCTGGGCAGCAAGTTCTCCAACCAGTTGCTGGACGCTACCCAGGCGTGGACCAAGCACGTTACCGATGAAGCCGCGCTGACTGGCCTGACCGACTCGGCCAAGGCGCAAATGGCCGCCGCAGCCAAGGCAAAAGGCCTGGACGGCTGGCTGATTACCCTGGAATTCCCCAGCTACTACGCGGTGATGACCTACGCTCAGGACCGTGCCCTGCGTGAGGAGCTTTACGCCGCCTACTGCACCCGTGCTTCTGACCAGGGCCCGAACGCCGGCCAGAACGACAACGGCCCGGTGATGGAACAGATCCTCGACCTGCGCCAGGAACTGGCCCAGCTGTTGGGCTACAGCAGTTTCGCGGAATTGAGCCTGGCCACCAAGATGGCCGAGTCCAGCGATCAGGTGCTGGGTTTCCTGCGCGACCTGGCCAAACGCAGCAAGCCGTTCGCGGCTCAGGACCTGACCCAGCTCAAGGCCTACGCCGCCGAGCAGGGCTGCCCGGACCTGCAGAACTGGGACAGCGGCTTCTACGGCGAGAAACTGCGTGAGCAGCGTTACAGCGTGTCTCAGGAAGCCCTGCGCGCTTATTTCCCCATCGACAAGGTGCTGTCTGGCCTGTTCGCTATCGTCCACCGCCTTTACGGCATCGAAATCGCCGAACAGAGCGGTTTCGACACCTGGCACCCGGACGTGCGCCTGTTCGAGATCAAGGAAAATGGCCAGCACGTCGGTCGCTTCTTCTTCGACCTGTACGCCCGCGCCAACAAGCGTGGCGGTGCCTGGATGGACGGCGCCCGTGATCACCGTCGCACCGCTGGCGGCACCGTGCAGAGCCCGGTGGCGAACCTGGTGTGCAACTTCACCCCAGCCGACGCCGGCAAGCCAGCCCTGCTGACCCATGACGAAGTCACCACCCTGTTCCACGAGTTCGGCCACGGCCTGCACCACCTGCTGACCCGTGTCGAGCATGCCGGCGTGTCCGGCATCAACGGCGTGGCCTGGGATGCGGTCGAACTGCCGAGCCAGTTCATGGAAAACTGGTGCTGGGAGCCCGAGGGCTTGGCGCTGATTTCCGGCCACTACGAGACCGGCGCTGCCCTGCCTCAGGATTTGCTGGAGAAAATGCTGGCCGCCAAGAACTTCCAGTCCGGCCTGATGATGGTGCGTCAGCTGGAGTTCTCGCTGTTCGACTTCGAACTGCACGCCACCCATGGCGATGGCCGCAGCGTGCTGCAGGTGCTCGAAGGCGTGCGTGACGAGGTCACGGTGATGCGCCCACCCGCGTACAACCGCTTCCCCAACAGCTTCGCGCACATCTTCGCCGGCGGCTATGCAGCGGGTTACTACAGCTACAAGTGGGCTGAAGTGTTGTCGGCGGACGCCTTCTCGCGTTTTGAGGAAGAAGGCGTGCTCAACGCCGAGACCGGTCGTGCCTTCCGCGAAGCCATCCTGGCCCGCGGTGGTTCCCAGGCGCCGATGGTGCTGTTCGTCGACTTCCGCGGCCGCGAGCCGTCGATTGATGCACTCTTGCGCCATAGCGGCCTGAGTGAGGGCGCGGCAGCATGA
- a CDS encoding aminopeptidase — MIDVLLLLRSRFGSLDRKIGALVPLLAGLLLNGCSTYYGQLLDGQVQLLRAREPVSQVVADPARDARLREQLRQSQAARDFASSHLHLPDNRSYRLYADVKRSSVLWNVFATPEFSLDPQTHCFPIAGCVAYRGYYSLSGARGEAALQKQAGMDVYIGGVDAYSTLGWFDDPIINTMMDRGDERLATLIFHELAHQRFYVQNDTEFNESYATFVEQEGTRQWRAYQGLPPADQDMAKQVHQFTQLVLDTREQLKAIYAQPLAPVAMRQAKQQAFERMRAQYRQLRGSQWGGDKRYDAWVNAPMNNAKLLPFGLYDQWVPSFAALFSQVRGDWPSFFKAVERLGKLPADQRKAALVKLASR; from the coding sequence ATGATTGATGTTCTTCTTCTACTGCGCTCGCGCTTTGGGTCACTCGACCGCAAAATCGGGGCCTTGGTTCCCCTGCTGGCCGGTTTGCTGCTGAACGGTTGTTCGACCTACTACGGGCAGTTGCTGGATGGCCAGGTGCAATTGCTGCGGGCTCGCGAGCCCGTCAGCCAAGTGGTGGCCGACCCGGCCAGGGACGCCAGGCTGCGTGAACAGCTGCGCCAGTCCCAGGCCGCCCGGGACTTTGCCAGCAGCCACCTGCACCTTCCCGATAACCGCAGCTACCGGCTGTACGCCGATGTGAAACGCTCCTCGGTGCTGTGGAATGTGTTTGCCACGCCGGAGTTTTCGCTTGACCCGCAAACCCACTGCTTCCCCATCGCGGGGTGCGTGGCGTATCGCGGGTATTACAGCCTGAGTGGCGCGCGGGGTGAGGCAGCGCTGCAGAAGCAGGCGGGCATGGACGTTTACATCGGTGGCGTGGATGCCTATTCGACCCTGGGCTGGTTCGACGACCCCATCATCAACACCATGATGGATAGGGGGGACGAGCGCCTGGCGACGCTGATATTCCATGAGCTGGCGCACCAGCGTTTCTATGTGCAGAACGACACCGAGTTCAACGAGTCCTATGCCACCTTCGTCGAGCAGGAAGGGACCCGGCAATGGCGCGCCTACCAGGGCTTGCCACCGGCAGATCAAGATATGGCCAAGCAGGTCCACCAGTTCACCCAGCTGGTGCTGGATACCCGGGAGCAACTCAAGGCCATATACGCCCAGCCACTTGCGCCTGTGGCCATGCGCCAGGCCAAGCAGCAGGCATTCGAGCGGATGCGCGCGCAGTATCGGCAACTGCGAGGCAGCCAGTGGGGTGGGGACAAGCGCTATGACGCCTGGGTGAACGCGCCGATGAACAACGCCAAGCTGTTGCCATTCGGGCTGTATGACCAGTGGGTACCGTCGTTCGCCGCGCTGTTCAGCCAGGTGCGGGGCGACTGGCCAAGCTTCTTCAAGGCGGTGGAACGGCTGGGCAAGTTGCCCGCCGATCAGCGCAAAGCCGCGCTGGTGAAGCTGGCGTCGCGCTGA
- a CDS encoding dodecin, giving the protein MTDHRTYKLIELVGSSATSIEEAINNALAEAGKTVKHLEWFEVLETRGHIENNKAAHFQVTLKVGFRIENS; this is encoded by the coding sequence ATGACTGATCATCGCACCTACAAGCTCATCGAACTGGTTGGTTCCTCGGCGACCAGCATCGAAGAAGCCATCAACAACGCCCTGGCCGAAGCCGGCAAGACCGTCAAGCACCTGGAGTGGTTCGAGGTACTGGAAACCCGTGGCCACATCGAGAACAACAAGGCCGCGCACTTCCAGGTCACCCTGAAGGTTGGGTTTCGAATTGAAAACAGCTGA
- the trpB gene encoding tryptophan synthase subunit beta: MTQTNFRSGPDANGLFGAFGGRYVAETLMPLVLDLAREYEAAKADPEFLEQLAYFQRDYIGRPNPLYFAERLTEHCGGAKIYFKREELNHTGAHKVNNCIGQVLLAKRMGKKRLIAETGAGMHGVATATVAARFGLPCVIYMGATDIERQQANVFRMRLLGAEIVPVTAGTGTLKDAMNEALRDWVTNVEDTFYLIGTVAGPHPYPAMVRDFQSIIGKETREQLHAKEGRLPDSLVACVGGGSNAMGLFHPFLDDASVEIFGVEAAGHGVDTDKHAASLNGGVPGVLHGNRTYLLQDADGQITDAHSISAGLDYPGIGPEHAWLHEIKRVNYVSITDDEALAAFHTTCRLEGIIPALETAHALAEAIKRAPTLPKDHLMVVCLSGRGDKDMQTVMSHMAAAEQEKLA; this comes from the coding sequence ATGACCCAGACCAACTTCCGCAGCGGCCCCGACGCCAACGGCCTGTTTGGCGCCTTCGGCGGCCGCTACGTGGCTGAAACCCTGATGCCGCTGGTGCTGGACCTGGCCCGCGAGTACGAGGCCGCCAAGGCCGACCCGGAATTCCTCGAGCAACTGGCCTACTTCCAGCGCGACTACATCGGCCGCCCGAACCCGCTGTATTTCGCCGAACGCCTGACCGAACACTGCGGCGGCGCCAAGATCTACTTCAAGCGCGAAGAGCTCAACCATACCGGCGCGCACAAAGTGAACAACTGCATTGGCCAAGTATTGCTGGCCAAGCGCATGGGCAAGAAACGCCTGATCGCCGAGACCGGCGCGGGTATGCATGGCGTGGCCACCGCTACCGTGGCCGCTCGCTTCGGCTTGCCTTGCGTAATCTACATGGGTGCCACCGACATCGAGCGCCAGCAGGCCAACGTGTTCCGCATGCGCCTGCTGGGCGCCGAGATCGTCCCGGTCACCGCCGGCACCGGCACCTTGAAAGACGCCATGAACGAAGCGCTGCGCGACTGGGTCACCAACGTCGAGGACACCTTCTACCTGATCGGTACCGTGGCCGGCCCACACCCGTACCCGGCCATGGTTCGCGACTTCCAGTCGATCATCGGCAAGGAAACCCGCGAGCAGCTGCACGCCAAGGAAGGGCGCCTGCCCGATAGCCTGGTGGCCTGCGTGGGCGGCGGCTCCAACGCCATGGGCCTGTTCCACCCATTCCTGGACGACGCCAGCGTGGAAATCTTCGGCGTGGAAGCGGCCGGCCACGGCGTGGACACCGACAAGCATGCTGCCAGCCTCAACGGCGGCGTACCGGGCGTGCTGCACGGTAACCGCACCTACCTGCTGCAGGACGCCGACGGCCAGATCACCGACGCCCATTCCATTTCCGCGGGCCTGGACTACCCCGGCATCGGCCCCGAGCATGCTTGGTTGCACGAGATCAAACGCGTCAACTACGTCAGCATCACCGATGACGAAGCCCTGGCCGCGTTCCACACTACCTGCCGCCTGGAAGGCATCATCCCGGCCCTGGAGACCGCCCACGCCCTGGCGGAAGCCATCAAGCGCGCGCCGACGTTACCAAAGGATCACCTGATGGTCGTCTGCCTGTCCGGGCGTGGCGACAAAGACATGCAAACCGTGATGAGCCATATGGCCGCCGCCGAGCAGGAGAAACTGGCATGA
- a CDS encoding HAD family hydrolase: protein MHYQNILFDLDGTLTDPREGITRSIQYALEKLGIIEPDLSKLEHFIGPPLLQAFMQFYGFDEAKAWQAVNFYRERFKVTGLYENEVFEGVIELLETLVAQGRHLYVATSKPWEFAREIARHFDFAKHFKVIYGSELDGTRTNKVELLAHLLKEEGLDPAHTLMIGDRKHDLIGARANGLDVVAVGYGFGSREELEAEAPTYHFDTLAELHRAFMR from the coding sequence ATGCATTATCAGAACATCCTCTTCGACCTGGACGGCACGCTCACCGACCCGCGCGAAGGCATCACCCGCTCGATCCAGTACGCGCTGGAAAAGCTGGGCATTATCGAGCCGGACCTGAGCAAGCTGGAACATTTCATTGGCCCCCCCCTGTTGCAGGCGTTCATGCAGTTCTACGGTTTCGATGAAGCAAAGGCCTGGCAGGCGGTGAACTTCTACCGTGAGCGCTTCAAGGTCACGGGCCTGTATGAAAACGAGGTATTCGAAGGCGTCATTGAATTGCTCGAAACCCTGGTGGCCCAAGGGCGGCACCTGTACGTGGCCACCTCGAAACCGTGGGAATTCGCCCGCGAGATCGCCCGCCATTTCGACTTCGCCAAGCACTTCAAGGTGATCTACGGCAGTGAACTGGACGGTACCCGCACCAACAAGGTCGAGTTGCTGGCCCACCTGCTCAAGGAAGAAGGCCTGGACCCGGCGCATACTCTGATGATCGGCGACCGCAAGCATGACTTGATCGGCGCCAGGGCCAATGGCCTGGATGTGGTAGCGGTAGGGTATGGCTTCGGCAGCCGTGAAGAGCTGGAGGCCGAAGCACCCACCTACCACTTCGACACCCTGGCCGAATTGCACCGCGCCTTTATGCGCTGA
- a CDS encoding gamma carbonic anhydrase family protein, with protein MAIRTFQQHTPVVGERAFVDRSAVVIGDVEIGQDSSVWPMTVIRGDMHRIRIGARTSVQDASVLHITHAGPFNPEGFPLIIGDDVTIGHKVMLHGCTVGSRILIGMGSTVMDGAVVEDEVIIGAGSLVPPGKRLESGFLYVGSPVKQARPLTDKERSFFTYTAANYVKLKDQHLDAGFASPNPLSTD; from the coding sequence GTGGCCATTCGTACGTTCCAGCAGCACACGCCCGTCGTGGGCGAGCGGGCTTTTGTCGACCGTTCGGCGGTTGTTATCGGCGATGTCGAAATAGGCCAGGACAGCTCGGTCTGGCCCATGACCGTGATCCGCGGCGACATGCACCGCATCCGCATCGGCGCGCGCACCAGCGTGCAGGACGCCAGCGTCCTGCACATCACCCACGCCGGGCCCTTCAACCCCGAAGGCTTCCCGCTCATCATTGGCGATGACGTGACCATCGGCCATAAAGTGATGCTGCATGGCTGCACTGTTGGCAGCCGTATCCTGATCGGCATGGGCAGCACGGTGATGGACGGCGCAGTGGTGGAAGATGAAGTGATCATCGGCGCCGGCAGCCTGGTGCCACCGGGCAAGCGCCTGGAAAGCGGCTTCCTCTACGTTGGCAGCCCGGTCAAGCAGGCCCGGCCGCTGACAGACAAGGAGCGCAGTTTTTTCACCTACACCGCCGCCAACTACGTGAAACTGAAAGACCAGCATCTGGACGCCGGTTTCGCCAGCCCCAACCCGCTCTCCACCGACTGA
- the trpA gene encoding tryptophan synthase subunit alpha, which produces MSRLEQRFADLKAEGRAALVTFVTAGDPGYDASLAILKGLPAAGADVIELGMPFTDPMADGVAIQLATLRALDAGQTLKKTLQMVREFRVDNDTTPIVLMGYYNPIHRFGVEAFVGEAKEAGVDGLIIVDLPPEHDAELATPAQAAGIDFIRLTTPTTDDARLPRVLERSSGFVYYVSVAGVTGAGSATTEAVSSAIERLRRHTDLPISVGFGIRTPEQAAAIARLADGVVVGSALVDKIAKAASPEQVVGDVLELCSALAQGVRKARVS; this is translated from the coding sequence ATGAGCCGTCTTGAACAACGCTTCGCCGATCTGAAAGCCGAGGGCCGCGCCGCTTTGGTGACCTTCGTGACCGCCGGCGACCCTGGCTACGATGCCTCGCTGGCCATCCTCAAGGGCCTGCCAGCCGCTGGCGCCGACGTGATCGAGCTGGGCATGCCCTTCACCGACCCGATGGCGGACGGCGTGGCGATCCAACTGGCGACCTTGCGCGCCCTGGACGCTGGCCAGACCCTGAAAAAAACCCTGCAGATGGTGCGCGAGTTCCGCGTCGACAACGACACCACTCCGATTGTGTTGATGGGCTATTACAACCCCATCCACCGTTTTGGTGTGGAAGCCTTCGTAGGCGAGGCCAAGGAAGCCGGCGTGGACGGCCTGATCATCGTCGACCTGCCGCCTGAGCACGACGCCGAACTGGCCACCCCGGCCCAGGCAGCGGGTATCGACTTTATCCGCCTGACCACGCCGACCACCGACGACGCGCGCCTGCCACGTGTACTGGAGCGCAGCTCCGGTTTTGTCTACTACGTATCCGTGGCCGGCGTGACCGGTGCCGGTTCCGCTACCACTGAGGCAGTCAGCAGCGCCATCGAGCGCCTGCGCCGCCACACCGATTTGCCGATCAGCGTCGGCTTCGGTATTCGCACGCCGGAGCAGGCAGCGGCAATTGCTCGTCTGGCTGACGGCGTGGTAGTGGGGTCGGCGCTGGTGGACAAGATCGCCAAGGCCGCTTCGCCAGAGCAGGTAGTGGGGGACGTCCTGGAGCTGTGCTCCGCCTTGGCACAGGGCGTACGTAAGGCCCGTGTAAGCTGA